The Pyrenophora tritici-repentis strain M4 chromosome 2, whole genome shotgun sequence genome window below encodes:
- a CDS encoding PotE, Amino acid transporter: MGEAQDYYNGGAPPAPPQQPQGAYQGQAYGQQPPQYGQNYAPPLPMQQQHGYQQNDYGEHKQSFEQTFKLDKPKYNDWWAGLLFIAVFLGYVAVSVISIRGYSRTNSGGIYGGNTNQFALNSNTIILFAFVLGMAIVFSYAYMWVARKFTKQFIWITGILNIVFGFVTAIYMLSRKYWSGGIVFLIFSIFYVICFISWIPRIPFSVLMLQTAIDVSKKYGHTYVVSLIGGLLAAALGAWYSVTLVSIYVQYTPNGANSNCRNGVGDCGNGKVIGLLVFVTFAMYWISEWLKNTIHTTISGVYGSWYFNPNAMPKGATRGAFKRSVTYSFGSISLGSLLVAIIQFLRQICSAAQRNAAGDGNLIGSILFCVLGCFIGILEWAVEFINRYAFSYIALYGKSYVAAAKDTWKMMKDRGIDALVNECLIGPVLSMGATFIAYACALLAYLYLIFTSPAYNTNGGYTPVVVAFAFLIGLQICNIFTTPLASGIDTIFVAMAWDPEVLMREHPDLYHRMVAVYPQVQQSIHA, from the exons aTGGGTGAAGCTCAGGACTATTACAATGGCGGCGCGCCTCCCGCCCCACCGCAGCAGCCTCAGGGCGCATATCAGGGACAGGCATACGGACAACAACCTCCCCAATACGGCCAGAACTATGCGCCCCCGCTGCCAATGCAGCAGCAACATGGCTACCAGCAGAATGATTATGGCGAGCACAAACAAAGCTTCGAACAGACATTCAAGCTCGACAAGCCCAAGTACAATGATTGGTGGGCTGGGCTGTTGTTCATTGCCGTTTTCCTAGGCTACGTAGCCGTGAGCGTGATATCGATTCGGGGATATT CGCGAACAAACAGCGGAGGCATATACGGCGGCAACACGAATCAGTTTGCCCTCAATTCGAACACCATCATCCTATTCGCTTTCGTGCTTGGAATGGCCATTGTCTTCAGCTACGCCTACATGTGGGTTGCGCGAAAGTTCACCAAACAATTCATCTGGATTACCGGCATCCTCAACATCGTCTTTGGCTTCGTAACGGCGATTTATATGCTTTCAAGGAAATACTGGTCTGGAGGCATTGTTTTCCTGATATTCAGCATATTCTACGTTATCTGCTTCATTAGCTGGATTCCCAGGATTCCCTTCAGCGTCCTCATGCTGCAGACTGCCATTGACGTATCGAAGAAGTACGGACATACCTATGTTGTGTCGTTGATCGGTGGACTCCTCGCTGCGGCACTCGGCGCGTGGTACTCTGTTACTCTGGTCTCCATTTACGTGCAGTATACGCCAAACGGGGCCAACTCCAACTGTAGAAATGGAGTCGGCGATTGTGGTAACGGCAAGGTCATTGGACTACTTGTTTTCGTAACATTTGCCATGTACTGGATCTCAGA GTGGCTCAAAAACACCATTCACACGACCATTTCCGGGGTGTACGGCTCGTGGTACTTCAACCCGAATGCCATGCCCAAGGGCGCAACTCGCGGTGCCTTCAAGCGCTCTGTGACATACAGCTTTGGCAGCATCAGTCTCGGAAGCTTGCTTGTCGCCATCATTCAGTTCCTGCGTCAAATTTGCTCCGCTGCTCAGCGTAATGCGGCTGGCGACGGCAACTTGATCGGTTCAATCCTGTTCTGCGTATTGGGATGCTTCATCGGCATCTTGGAGTGGGCTGTCGAGTTCATCAACAGATATGCCTTCAGCTACATTGCGCTCTACGGAAAGAGCTACGTTGCTGCCGCCAAGGATACGTGGAA GATGATGAAGGATCGCGGTATCGATGCGCTAGTTAACGAGTGTTTGATCGGCCCAGTTCTTTCTATGGGGGCTACGTTCATCGCCTATGCCTGCGCATTGCTGGCCTACCTTTACCTCATCTTTACCTCACCGGCATACAATACAAATGGCGGCTACACACCCGTCGTTGTGGCCTTTGCTTTCTTGATTGGCCTGCAAATCT GCAACATCTTCACTACTCCTCTGGCGAGTGGTATTGATACCATCTTCGTTGCCATGGCATGGGATCCTGAGGTTCTCATGCGGGAGCACCCTGATCTTTACCACCGAATGGTTGCCGTGTACCCACAGGTCCAACAATCGATTCACGCATAG